The window ACATAAAGAGATTATCGAAATAATAAATGATGATTTCATCGGTTTCTATATACACGGGTCATTAGCGATGGGAGGGTTTAACCCTAACAGTAGTGATATTGATGTTTTGGTTATCACAAATAAATCATTGACAGTTGTAACTAAAAGGAAATTAGCAAAGTTCTTTTTAACCTATTCTAATTCCCCATTTCCAATTGAAATTAGTTTTATAAATAAAGAACAATTAATAGACTGGCAACATCCTTGTCCATTTGATTTTCATTATAGTGAGTTCTGGAGAGAAAGATATGAAAATGATTTGTCAAAAAATACATACAAATTTTTAAATAGAGATAGTAACACTGATACAGATTTAGCTGCTCATATAACTATAACTAACCATAGAGGAATATGTGTAGATGGCAAACCTATTGAAGAAGTCTTTCCTTTAATTCCAAGGTCAGATTATTTATCGTCAATATTAAGTGATTTTCAGGAGTGTTTAAAAAATATTGAAGCCGACCCGATTTATTCTACGTTAAATTTGATTAGAGTATTTTGGTATTTAAAAGAAGGAGTAATTTCTTCAAAGCAAGAAGCTGGAAAATGGGGATTATTAACACTTCCTAAAGAGATGAGTAGTACTGTTAAAAAAGTAGTAGATAGTTATGCGAATGACAAAGATACTTATGATTTTGATAGAAATGAACTTTTATTGTTAAGAGACTA is drawn from Bacillus alkalisoli and contains these coding sequences:
- a CDS encoding aminoglycoside adenylyltransferase domain-containing protein, yielding MVYNWETCSTDIKYFIYKLHKEIIEIINDDFIGFYIHGSLAMGGFNPNSSDIDVLVITNKSLTVVTKRKLAKFFLTYSNSPFPIEISFINKEQLIDWQHPCPFDFHYSEFWRERYENDLSKNTYKFLNRDSNTDTDLAAHITITNHRGICVDGKPIEEVFPLIPRSDYLSSILSDFQECLKNIEADPIYSTLNLIRVFWYLKEGVISSKQEAGKWGLLTLPKEMSSTVKKVVDSYANDKDTYDFDRNELLLLRDYILDNVQKLLN